A single Garra rufa chromosome 9, GarRuf1.0, whole genome shotgun sequence DNA region contains:
- the LOC141342333 gene encoding leukocyte elastase inhibitor-like, with translation MEILSAANTQFSLNLFKKISEGDASKNVFYSPISISSALAMVSLGAKGNTAAQMFKVLCFTNPPKPADAATSASYQQAQKPQIMCGVKSQHGPSMMQQTQKFELPPELKKQKQAQLASGQKTEEQIHSSFNKLMSELNKPGILYTLSVANRLYGDQSYQFVEKFLNDAKRYYEAGLEKVDFIKKSDASRVDINKWVEKKTQGKIKDLLQKGSIDSMTRLVLVNAIYFKGNWERKFPKENTGDGQFKLNKTQTKPVKMMSQKAEFPVVFIPEMNSQVLELPYVGKSLSMLIILPNEIQDETTGLQKLEKALTYEKLMEWTKPEVMRKQEVQVSLPRFKMEQTYDMKSLLISMGMEDVFDEMKVNLSGMSPNNNLVVSKVIHKAFVEVNEEGTEAAAATGVVVMNRCLRIPQVFNADHPFLFFIRHNPTKSILFYGRFCSP, from the exons ATGGAGATTTTGTCTGCAGCAAACACACAGTTCTCTCTAAACCTCTTCAAAAAGATCAGTGAAGGAGATGCATCAAAAAATGTCTTCTACTCTCCAATCAGCATCTCCTCAGCTCTGGCCATGGTGTCACTCGGAGCAAAAGGAAACACAGCCGCACAGATGTTTAAG GTCCTGTGTTTTACCAATCCTCCCAAACCTGCTGATGCTGCGACTTCAGCATCTTATCAACAAGCCCAGAAGCCCCAGATAATGTGTGGCGTCAAGAGTCAACATGGACCGTCAATGATGCAACAAACACAGAAATTTGAGCTACCTCCTGAACTTAAG AAGCAGAAGCAGGCTCAGCTTGCATCTGGACAAAAGACAGAGGAGCAAATTCATTCCAGCTTCAACAAGCTCATGAGTGAACTGAATAAACCAGGAATCCTGTATACATTGAGTGTCGCCAACCGCCTCTACGGAGACCAATCCTACCAGTTTGTTGAG AAATTCCTCAATGATGCAAAAAGATACTATGAAGCCGGACTGGAGAAGGTGGACTTCATAAAGAAATCAGACGCTTCCCGTGTCGACATCAACAAATGGGTGGAGAAAAAAACACAAG GAAAGATCAAGGACTTGCTCCAAAAGGGATCCATCGATTCGATGACGAGACTGGTCTTGGTGAACGCCATCTACTTCAAGGGGAACTGGGAGAGGAAATTCCCAAAGGAAAATACCGGAGATGGGCAGTTTAAGCTGAACAAG ACTCAGACTAAACCAGTAAAGATGATGAGTCAAAAGGCAGAGTTTCCAGTGGTCTTCATCCCAGAGATGAACAGTCAGGTTCTGGAGCTGCCGTATGTCGGGAAGAGTCTCAGTATGTTGATCATCCTTCCTAATGAGATTCAAGACGAAACCACCGGCCTTCAGAAG CTCGAAAAGGCTCTGACCTACGAGAAGCTCATGGAGTGGACCAAACCTGAAGTCATGCGTAAACAAGAAGTTCAAGTATCTCTGCCCAGATTCAAGATGGAGCAAACCTATGACATGAAGAGTCTTCTGATCAGCATGGGAATGGAGGATGTGTTCGATGAAATGAAGGTGAATCTTTCAGGCATGTCGCCCAACAACAACCTGGTGGTGTCGAAGGTGATTCATAAAGCCTTCGTTGAAGTAAACGAGGAAGGAACCGAAGCGGCTGCAGCCACCGGAGTCGTTGTGATGAACCGGTGTCTGAGGATCCCACAGGTCTTTAACGCAGATCATCCGTTCCTCTTCTTCATCCGACACAATCCAACCAAGAGCATTCTGTTTTATGGACGCTTCTGTTCTCCTTGA
- the LOC141343109 gene encoding leukocyte elastase inhibitor-like, which translates to MDPLSAANTQFSLNLFKKISEGDASKNVFYSPISISSALAMVSLGAKGNTAAQMFKVLGFNNPAQPAPGQKTEEQIHSSFNQLMSELNKPGVPYALSLANRLYGDQSYQFVEKFLNDAKRYYEAGLEKVDFIKKSDAARVDINKWVQKNTQEKIKDLLPSGSINALTRLVLVNAIYFKGNWEKKFPMDATGDGQFKLNKTQTKPVKMMRQNSKFPMASIPEMDSQVLELPYVGKNLSMLIILPNEIQDETTGLQKLEKALTYEKLMEWTKPEVMHQEEVEVSLPRFKMEQTYDMKSLLIGMEMEDVFDEMKVNLSGMSPNNDLVLTKVIHKAFVEVNEEGTEAAAATGVVVTVLCLRIPQVFNADHPFLFFIRHNPTKNILFYGRYCSP; encoded by the exons ATGGATCCTTTGTCTGCAGCAAACACACAGTTCTCTCTAAACCTCTTCAAAAAGATCAGTGAAGGAGATGCATCAAAAAATGTCTTCTACTCTCCAATCAGCATCTCCTCAGCTCTGGCCATGGTGTCACTCGGAGCAAAAGGAAACACAGCCGCACAGATGTTTAAG GTCCTGGGTTTTAACAATCCTGCTCAGCCTGCACCTGGACAAAAAACTGAGGAGCAAATTCATTCCAGCTTCAACCAGCTCATGAGTGAACTGAACAAACCAGGAGTCCCGTATGCATTGAGTCTTGCCAACCGCCTCTACGGAGACCAATCCTACCAGTTTGTTGAG AAATTCCTTAATGATGCAAAAAGATACTATGAAGCCGGACTGGAGAAGGTGGACTTCATAAAGAAATCAGATGCTGCACGTGTCGACATCAACAAATGGGTGCAGAAAAACACTCAAG AAAAGATCAAGGACTTGCTCCCGAGCGGATCCATCAATGCATTGACGAGACTGGTCTTGGTGAACGCCATCTACTTCAAGGGAAACTGGGAGAAGAAATTCCCAATGGATGCCACCGGAGATGGACAATTCAAGCTGAACAAG ACTCAAACTAAACCAGTGAAGATGATGCGACAGAACTCAAAGTTTCCTATGGCCTCAATACCAGAGATGGACAGTCAGGTTCTGGAGCTGCCGTATGTCGGGAAGAATCTCAGTATGTTGATCATCCTTCCTAATGAGATTCAAGACGAAACCACTGGCCTTCAGAAG CTTGAAAAGGCACTGACCTACGAGAAGCTCATGGAGTGGACCAAACCTGAAGTGATGCATCAAGAAGAAGTTGAAGTATCTCTGCCCAGATTCAAGATGGAGCAAACCTATGACATGAAGAGTCTTCTGATCGGCATGGAAATGGAGGATGTTTTCGATGAAATGAAGGTGAATCTTTCAGGCATGTCGCCCAACAACGACCTGGTGCTGACGAAGGTGATTCATAAAGCCTTTGTTGAAGTAAACGAGGAAGGAACCGAAGCGGCTGCAGCCACCGGAGTCGTTGTGACAGTATTGTGTCTGAGGATCCCACAGGTCTTTAACGCAGATCATCCGTTCCTCTTCTTCATCCGACACAATCCAACCAAGAACATTCTGTTTTATGGACGCTACTGTTCTCCATGA